Proteins co-encoded in one Ralstonia sp. RRA genomic window:
- a CDS encoding histidine phosphatase family protein: MIPFPTSNRRRIYLMRHGAVTYFDETGRPIEPDTVPLNEEGRKQATAAGRTFAAENILFDRVIVSGLPRTVETAQRVLAEMPAMQARGVTLEQWPELQEIRGGKLGEIPEHELAQAFIGVFEGTVPEERRFLNGESIGEFLNRVIPALTHLRALPDWDTVLLVLHGGTNRAILSHAITGGERVFFGNLAQTAGCINALDVGESPSDWVLRMSNFSPPSPVHFGSRLTTMEVLLQQYLRYRNPA, from the coding sequence ATGATTCCGTTCCCAACATCCAACCGTCGGCGCATCTATCTGATGCGCCATGGCGCCGTCACGTACTTTGACGAGACCGGCCGCCCGATCGAGCCCGACACCGTGCCGCTCAATGAAGAGGGCCGCAAGCAAGCGACTGCTGCTGGGCGCACCTTTGCGGCAGAGAACATCCTGTTCGATCGCGTGATCGTCAGCGGCTTGCCACGCACGGTGGAAACCGCACAGCGCGTGCTGGCGGAAATGCCCGCGATGCAGGCGCGCGGCGTCACGCTTGAGCAATGGCCCGAGCTGCAGGAAATCCGTGGCGGCAAGCTGGGAGAGATTCCCGAGCACGAACTAGCGCAAGCGTTCATCGGCGTATTCGAAGGCACCGTACCGGAGGAACGCCGCTTCCTGAACGGCGAGAGCATCGGCGAATTTCTCAACCGCGTGATCCCGGCGCTCACGCATCTGCGCGCCCTGCCCGATTGGGACACCGTGCTGCTGGTGCTGCATGGCGGCACCAACCGCGCGATCCTCTCGCACGCCATCACCGGTGGTGAGCGCGTGTTCTTTGGCAACCTCGCGCAGACGGCTGGCTGCATCAATGCACTCGATGTGGGTGAGAGCCCAAGCGACTGGGTGCTGCGCATGAGCAACTTCTCGCCGCCCTCGCCTGTGCACTTTGGCTCGCGGCTGACGACGATGGAGGTCTTGCTGCAGCAATACCTTCGCTATCGCAATCCCGCCTGA
- a CDS encoding enoyl-CoA hydratase — MTAQLLSQRIGSTLVLVLSNPDARNALDPVMYTASMEALDRAANDNEIRAVIFTGAGNAFCAGGNLNRLLENRSKPKSVQEEGIDALNHWIETIRTFPKPVIAAVEGPAAGAGFSLVLACDFAIAASDAKFVMAYVNVALTPDGGGSWHIARFLPRPLASEIIMLGKPVGAERLAHFGLINEVVKPGEALDHALLLAEKLAAQSPHAVGRIKGLIANAEDASLHDHLKAEQHSFVEALHHADGNEGISAFLQKRKPQYR; from the coding sequence ATGACCGCGCAACTGCTCTCCCAACGCATCGGCTCAACGCTAGTGCTTGTTCTGTCCAACCCCGACGCACGCAACGCACTGGACCCGGTGATGTACACCGCGTCGATGGAGGCCCTGGATCGCGCCGCCAACGACAACGAGATCCGCGCCGTCATCTTCACCGGCGCAGGCAACGCGTTCTGCGCGGGTGGCAACCTGAATCGCCTGCTGGAAAACCGCAGCAAACCCAAGAGCGTGCAGGAAGAAGGCATCGACGCGCTCAACCATTGGATTGAAACGATCCGCACCTTCCCCAAGCCGGTGATTGCGGCAGTGGAAGGCCCGGCGGCGGGCGCAGGCTTCTCGCTGGTGCTGGCGTGCGACTTTGCGATTGCCGCATCGGATGCGAAGTTCGTGATGGCGTATGTGAACGTCGCGCTTACGCCGGACGGCGGCGGCTCGTGGCACATCGCGCGCTTCCTACCGCGTCCGCTGGCGAGCGAGATCATCATGCTCGGCAAGCCTGTGGGCGCAGAACGACTCGCGCACTTCGGCCTCATCAACGAAGTCGTCAAACCCGGCGAGGCACTGGACCATGCGCTGCTGCTGGCAGAGAAACTCGCGGCGCAATCACCACATGCGGTCGGCCGCATCAAGGGCCTGATCGCCAACGCGGAAGACGCTTCACTGCACGATCACCTCAAAGCCGAACAGCACAGCTTTGTCGAAGCACTGCACCATGCCGATGGCAACGAAGGCATCTCTGCCTTCCTGCAGAAACGCAAACCGCAATACCGCTGA
- a CDS encoding 3-hydroxyacyl-CoA dehydrogenase encodes MQTIGIVGTGAMGRGIAQIAAQAGLGVKLFDANPPAVEAACTALADTLAKLAAKGKLTAEEADATVARLIPAGALTDLADCDLVVEAIVEKLEVKRDLFRQLEDIVRADAILASNTSSLSITAIATACKHPERVAGFHFFNPVPLMKVVEVIDGLRSAPATGDALAALAKRMGHTPVRCIDMPGFIVNHAGRGMNTEGLRVAQESVAAYADIDAIMREQAGFRMGPFELMDLTGLDVSHPVMESVYRQFYEEPRYRPSQITAVRFAGGILGRKTGEGFYRYPEGQKQVPAEAPVPTTRPSSVWISRAHEAGHAAAQRLMLDLGITPEAGAKPSADALIIVTPRGLDATACVTAEGLDARRTVALDTLYPFAATKRRTLMTTPATDHAYRDAAHGLLASDGVPVTVIRDSGGFVAQRIVACIVNIACDIAQQRIATPTDIDLAVTLGLGYPQGPLALGDTLGTGAILEVLQNLYVLYGDPRYRPSPWLLRRARLGMSLLTPDA; translated from the coding sequence ATGCAGACTATCGGGATTGTAGGGACCGGCGCCATGGGGCGCGGCATTGCGCAGATCGCGGCCCAGGCCGGCCTGGGCGTCAAGCTGTTCGACGCCAACCCGCCCGCCGTGGAAGCGGCGTGTACAGCACTGGCCGACACGCTGGCCAAGCTGGCTGCCAAGGGCAAGCTCACGGCGGAGGAAGCCGACGCCACCGTGGCGCGCCTGATCCCTGCCGGCGCCCTGACCGATTTGGCCGACTGCGATCTCGTCGTTGAAGCCATCGTCGAGAAACTGGAGGTCAAGCGCGACCTCTTCCGCCAGCTCGAAGACATCGTCCGCGCCGACGCGATCCTGGCGTCGAACACGTCGTCGCTGTCGATCACGGCCATTGCCACGGCCTGCAAGCACCCCGAGCGCGTGGCCGGCTTCCACTTCTTCAACCCCGTGCCGCTGATGAAGGTGGTCGAGGTGATCGACGGCCTGCGCAGCGCGCCCGCTACTGGCGATGCCTTGGCCGCACTGGCCAAGCGCATGGGCCATACGCCCGTGCGCTGCATCGACATGCCGGGCTTCATCGTCAACCACGCCGGGCGTGGCATGAACACCGAAGGCCTGCGCGTGGCGCAGGAAAGCGTGGCCGCCTATGCCGACATCGACGCCATCATGCGCGAGCAGGCAGGCTTCCGGATGGGCCCGTTCGAGCTGATGGACCTGACCGGGCTGGACGTCTCGCACCCGGTGATGGAATCGGTCTACCGCCAGTTCTATGAGGAGCCGCGCTATCGCCCCTCGCAGATCACAGCGGTGCGCTTTGCCGGCGGTATCCTGGGCCGTAAGACGGGCGAAGGCTTCTATCGCTACCCCGAGGGGCAGAAGCAGGTGCCGGCCGAAGCGCCGGTGCCCACCACGCGCCCGTCGTCCGTATGGATCAGCCGCGCGCATGAAGCAGGCCATGCTGCGGCACAGCGCCTGATGCTCGATCTGGGCATCACGCCGGAAGCGGGCGCCAAACCGTCTGCCGATGCGCTCATCATCGTCACGCCGCGTGGGCTGGATGCCACTGCGTGTGTGACTGCCGAAGGGCTGGATGCGCGCCGCACCGTGGCGCTCGACACGCTCTATCCGTTTGCGGCCACCAAGCGCCGTACGCTGATGACCACGCCCGCCACCGACCACGCCTACCGCGACGCCGCACATGGTCTGCTCGCCTCCGACGGCGTGCCCGTGACGGTGATCCGCGATTCGGGTGGCTTTGTCGCGCAGCGCATCGTCGCGTGCATCGTCAACATTGCGTGCGATATCGCCCAGCAGCGCATCGCCACGCCCACCGACATTGATCTCGCTGTCACGCTGGGCCTGGGCTATCCGCAAGGGCCGCTGGCGCTGGGCGACACGCTGGGCACGGGCGCCATCCTTGAAGTGCTGCAGAACCTGTACGTGCTCTATGGCGACCCGCGTTATCGCCCGAGCCCGTGGCTGCTGCGCCGTGCCCGTTTGGGCATGTCGTTGTTGACGCCGGACGCCTAA
- a CDS encoding glutathione S-transferase: MLTLYGFAASNYYNKVKLALLEKGLPFEESLRWPDQTDGEISPLHKVPYLKDGDRGMCESQVIVDYLEARYPEHPLVPADPFQAAKVREVVTFLELHLELVARQLFPEAFFGGKISDNLKAKTREQLQKNIPAAAKLFKFAPYVAGDTFTIADCAAIVHFPLVSQATKIIYGEDLLAQVEGIKPYLAAMAENPNVQKVRADSKANLEQMLAHYASKRA, translated from the coding sequence ATGCTGACGCTATACGGTTTTGCCGCGAGCAACTACTACAACAAGGTCAAGCTCGCGCTACTGGAGAAGGGCCTTCCGTTTGAAGAGTCGCTGCGCTGGCCCGACCAGACCGACGGTGAGATCTCGCCACTGCACAAGGTGCCCTATCTGAAGGATGGCGATCGCGGCATGTGCGAATCGCAGGTCATCGTCGACTATCTGGAGGCGCGCTACCCGGAGCATCCGCTGGTTCCGGCTGATCCGTTCCAGGCGGCCAAGGTGCGCGAGGTCGTGACCTTCCTGGAGCTGCACCTGGAGTTGGTGGCGCGTCAGCTGTTTCCCGAAGCGTTTTTCGGCGGCAAGATCAGCGACAACCTGAAAGCGAAAACGCGCGAGCAGTTGCAGAAGAACATCCCGGCGGCGGCCAAGCTGTTCAAGTTCGCGCCGTACGTGGCGGGTGACACGTTCACGATTGCGGACTGCGCTGCCATCGTGCACTTCCCGCTGGTCAGCCAGGCCACCAAGATCATCTACGGGGAAGACCTGCTGGCACAGGTCGAGGGCATCAAGCCCTATCTTGCTGCGATGGCCGAGAACCCGAACGTGCAGAAGGTGCGCGCAGACAGCAAGGCGAATCTGGAGCAGATGCTGGCGCATTACGCCAGTAAGCGGGCGTAG
- a CDS encoding DMT family transporter, protein MTAQLQVPIARETPYRGARATAYVLMAMVLFATYDALSKHLTASYPVSELLWIRYLTHTTFMLVVFGPFMRSRLLKTRQPVAQVLRALLLVAVTFLFMTGLQYVALAEATAINFLAPLVVTALSAPLLKERVSAYSWFAVLCGFVGVLLIVRPSANVNAGALFPLASAICYGLYQIMTRRFVGAEHPVTTHFILGLVGLIATSFTWQQSWAFPAWSDLPLVLGLGLTTGTGHFLLIRAFEHISPVAAAPFTYTHLIWAVLLGYLVFHEIPSWFSILGILVIAMSGLFNVYAKRRQTLIAN, encoded by the coding sequence ATGACTGCACAGTTGCAGGTACCCATTGCGCGGGAAACGCCCTACCGGGGAGCGAGAGCGACGGCCTATGTTTTGATGGCAATGGTTTTGTTTGCCACATACGATGCGTTGTCAAAACACTTAACGGCCAGCTACCCAGTGAGCGAGTTGTTGTGGATCCGCTATCTGACCCACACAACATTTATGCTTGTGGTGTTTGGTCCGTTTATGCGGTCTCGGCTGCTGAAGACGCGTCAGCCTGTTGCTCAGGTGCTCAGGGCGTTGCTCTTGGTGGCGGTGACGTTCTTGTTCATGACCGGATTACAGTATGTTGCGCTGGCAGAAGCGACCGCCATCAATTTTCTGGCGCCACTGGTGGTGACAGCGTTATCAGCGCCATTACTGAAGGAGCGCGTGAGCGCCTATTCCTGGTTCGCAGTCCTTTGCGGCTTTGTTGGTGTGCTGCTGATTGTGCGGCCGAGCGCCAATGTGAACGCGGGGGCATTGTTCCCACTGGCCTCGGCGATCTGCTACGGCCTATACCAGATCATGACCCGCAGATTCGTGGGGGCTGAGCATCCCGTGACCACCCACTTTATTCTTGGCTTGGTGGGGTTGATTGCAACCAGCTTTACATGGCAACAGAGCTGGGCGTTTCCGGCGTGGTCGGATTTGCCGCTTGTGCTGGGGCTTGGCCTCACCACTGGCACGGGGCACTTTCTTTTGATTCGGGCGTTCGAGCACATCAGCCCAGTTGCGGCCGCACCATTTACCTATACGCACCTGATCTGGGCCGTACTGCTGGGCTATCTCGTGTTTCATGAGATACCTAGCTGGTTTTCAATACTCGGTATTTTGGTGATTGCAATGAGTGGCCTATTCAACGTCTATGCCAAGCGGCGGCAGACCCTCATTGCAAACTGA
- a CDS encoding pyridoxal phosphate-dependent aminotransferase: MTTAALSADSLAPIAPPPSRLPNVGTTIFTVMSALAVEKQAVNLGQGFPDFDCDPRIVDAVSDAMRAGLNQYPPMTGVPALRHAIAAKVATLYGHTYDADREITITAGATQALLTTVLCCVHPGDEVIVFEPTYDSYIPSIELAGGKVVPITLNAPDFRIPFDTLAAAITPRTRLIMLNTPHNPTGTVWHADDMQKLAEILEPTNVLLLSDEVYEHMVYDGVPHASVARIPELARRAFVVSSFGKTYHVTGWKVGYVAAPAALMAEFRKVHQFNVFTVNTPVQHGLANYMADLRPYLELPAFYQHKRDLFRAGLAKTRFKLLPCQGTYFQCVDYSAISDLPEAEFAKWLTSEIGVAAIPVSAFYSQPHESGVVRFCFAKKDETLQLALERLAKI, from the coding sequence ATGACCACTGCTGCCCTGTCCGCTGATTCGCTCGCGCCCATCGCTCCGCCGCCCTCGCGGCTGCCCAACGTTGGCACCACCATCTTCACCGTGATGTCGGCGCTGGCCGTGGAAAAGCAGGCCGTCAACCTGGGCCAGGGCTTCCCAGATTTCGATTGCGACCCGCGCATCGTCGATGCGGTATCCGATGCCATGCGCGCCGGCCTGAACCAGTACCCGCCGATGACCGGTGTACCCGCACTGCGCCACGCCATCGCCGCGAAAGTCGCCACGCTCTACGGCCACACGTACGACGCCGATCGCGAAATCACCATCACCGCCGGCGCCACGCAAGCACTGTTGACCACGGTGTTGTGCTGCGTGCATCCGGGCGACGAAGTGATCGTCTTCGAGCCGACGTACGACAGCTACATCCCGTCGATCGAGCTGGCCGGCGGCAAGGTCGTGCCGATCACGCTGAACGCGCCGGACTTCCGCATCCCGTTCGACACGCTGGCTGCGGCCATCACGCCGCGCACGCGCCTGATCATGCTCAACACGCCGCACAACCCGACGGGCACCGTCTGGCATGCGGACGACATGCAAAAGCTGGCCGAGATCCTCGAGCCGACGAACGTGCTGCTGCTCTCCGACGAGGTGTACGAGCACATGGTGTACGACGGCGTGCCGCATGCGTCGGTCGCGCGCATTCCCGAGCTGGCGCGGCGCGCCTTTGTGGTGTCGAGCTTCGGTAAGACGTATCACGTGACGGGCTGGAAGGTCGGCTACGTGGCTGCGCCGGCCGCACTCATGGCGGAGTTCCGCAAGGTGCACCAGTTCAACGTGTTCACCGTCAACACACCAGTGCAGCACGGCCTCGCGAACTATATGGCCGATCTGCGACCGTATCTGGAGTTGCCGGCGTTCTATCAGCACAAACGCGACCTGTTCCGCGCGGGGCTTGCGAAGACGCGCTTCAAGCTGCTGCCCTGCCAGGGCACGTACTTCCAGTGTGTGGATTACAGCGCCATCTCCGACCTGCCTGAGGCCGAATTCGCCAAGTGGCTGACGAGCGAGATCGGCGTGGCGGCGATCCCCGTGTCGGCGTTCTACTCTCAGCCGCACGAATCGGGCGTGGTGCGCTTTTGCTTCGCCAAGAAAGACGAAACGCTCCAACTTGCGTTGGAGCGTTTGGCGAAGATATAG
- a CDS encoding putative toxin-antitoxin system toxin component, PIN family produces MADAAAPAQTPAPRVVLDSNIWVDILIFDDAGARPIRAALEAGRLDAIISPACREELRRVLDYPQFAHYAVDAQAALAWVDRVTRSVADPEEAARAQGETFVPRCKDRDDQKFLALADAANVAYLVSKDKAVLKLKRRMAKYCDVAVLPPKQFVALVQLESTSTIQA; encoded by the coding sequence ATGGCGGACGCTGCTGCCCCGGCCCAAACCCCAGCGCCACGCGTGGTGCTGGACTCCAACATCTGGGTCGACATCCTCATCTTTGACGACGCCGGTGCGCGCCCCATTCGCGCCGCGCTGGAAGCTGGCCGGCTGGATGCCATCATCAGCCCCGCGTGCCGCGAAGAACTGCGCCGCGTGCTGGACTATCCGCAGTTCGCGCACTACGCCGTCGATGCGCAAGCGGCGCTGGCCTGGGTCGACCGCGTGACCCGCTCGGTGGCGGATCCGGAAGAAGCGGCCCGCGCGCAGGGCGAAACCTTCGTCCCGCGCTGCAAAGACCGCGACGACCAGAAATTCCTCGCGCTGGCCGATGCCGCCAACGTTGCCTATCTCGTCTCCAAGGACAAGGCTGTGCTCAAGCTCAAGCGCCGCATGGCCAAGTATTGCGACGTGGCGGTGCTGCCGCCCAAGCAGTTCGTCGCGCTGGTCCAATTGGAGAGCACTTCCACCATTCAAGCCTGA
- the yaaA gene encoding peroxide stress protein YaaA: protein MIIVLSPAKSLDYDTPPRIKTHTLPDFIARSAELIDVLRKLSPAQIGTLMKISDPLAVLNATRYGDWSTEFTAENSKQAALAFDGDVYGGLDANSLSADDLQFAQQHLRILSGLYGVLRPLDWMQPYRLEMGTRLANPHGKDLYSFWGDDVTLALNKLFKQDDDPVLVNLASEEYFKVVRPKVLKARIVTPIFEDWKNGQYKIISFYAKRARGLMARYAIEHRITDPRKLKVFDVDGYAFDAADSDDERWVFRRKLT from the coding sequence ATGATCATCGTCCTCTCGCCGGCCAAGTCGCTCGACTACGACACCCCGCCGCGCATCAAGACCCACACGCTGCCCGATTTCATCGCGCGCTCCGCAGAACTCATCGACGTGCTTCGCAAGCTGTCGCCAGCCCAGATCGGCACGCTGATGAAGATTTCCGACCCGTTGGCGGTGCTCAATGCCACCCGCTACGGGGATTGGTCCACCGAATTCACCGCCGAGAACAGCAAGCAGGCCGCGCTGGCCTTCGATGGCGATGTCTATGGCGGGCTCGATGCCAATTCGCTGTCGGCGGACGATCTGCAGTTCGCGCAACAGCATCTGCGGATTCTGTCGGGCCTGTACGGCGTGCTGCGCCCGCTCGACTGGATGCAGCCGTATCGCCTGGAAATGGGTACGCGCCTGGCCAATCCGCACGGCAAAGACCTCTACAGCTTCTGGGGCGATGATGTGACGTTGGCGCTCAACAAGCTCTTCAAGCAGGACGATGACCCCGTGCTCGTCAACCTCGCGTCGGAAGAGTATTTCAAGGTAGTGCGGCCCAAGGTGCTCAAGGCGCGCATCGTCACGCCCATCTTCGAGGATTGGAAGAATGGGCAATACAAGATCATTTCGTTCTATGCCAAGCGTGCGCGCGGGCTGATGGCGCGTTACGCGATCGAGCACCGCATCACCGATCCTCGCAAGCTCAAAGTGTTCGATGTCGACGGCTATGCGTTTGACGCGGCCGATTCCGATGACGAGCGCTGGGTCTTCCGCCGCAAGCTCACCTGA
- a CDS encoding M14-type cytosolic carboxypeptidase translates to MTANQPHISSTFDSGAIEVVDATRADAIRLRIRRDSHADFTQWFHFRLQGVQGQACKLALENAGECTYPAGWKDYQAVASYDREHWFRVPTRYDGKTMTIEVTPEHDSIWFAYFEPYSDERHLSLVAAAQTKPGVRTQRLGSTVQGRDMTSITVGEPGPGKKNVWIIARQHPGETMAEWFVEGLLARLTRQGVWGGDPIGRVLAERAVFHIVPNMNPDGSSLGNLRTNAAGANLNREWMEPDAQRSPEVLCVRQAIEQTGVDLFFDIHGDEALPHVFVAGSEMLPGFTDAQRADQDRFVAAFLRASPDFQTQYGYEASKYNEDALKLASKYIGHTYGCLSLTLEMPFKDNADLPDARVGWDGARSAALGAAMLQAILEYLG, encoded by the coding sequence ATGACTGCCAACCAACCGCATATTTCCAGCACGTTCGACAGCGGCGCCATCGAGGTCGTCGATGCCACGCGCGCGGATGCCATCCGCCTGCGCATCCGACGTGATTCGCACGCCGACTTCACGCAGTGGTTCCACTTCCGCCTGCAGGGCGTGCAAGGCCAGGCGTGCAAGCTGGCGCTGGAAAACGCCGGCGAATGCACGTACCCCGCCGGCTGGAAGGACTATCAGGCCGTCGCCTCATACGACCGCGAGCACTGGTTCCGTGTGCCGACGCGCTACGACGGCAAGACGATGACCATCGAAGTCACGCCCGAGCACGACAGCATCTGGTTTGCGTATTTCGAGCCCTACTCGGACGAGCGCCACCTGTCGCTGGTGGCCGCAGCGCAGACCAAGCCCGGTGTGCGCACGCAGCGCCTCGGCAGCACGGTGCAGGGGCGCGACATGACCAGCATCACCGTCGGTGAGCCGGGCCCCGGAAAAAAGAACGTGTGGATCATCGCGCGCCAGCATCCGGGCGAGACGATGGCCGAGTGGTTCGTCGAAGGGCTGCTTGCGCGCCTGACGCGTCAAGGTGTTTGGGGCGGTGATCCGATTGGCCGTGTGCTCGCCGAGCGCGCCGTCTTCCATATCGTGCCGAACATGAACCCGGATGGCTCGTCGCTTGGCAACCTGCGCACCAACGCCGCCGGTGCCAACCTGAATCGCGAATGGATGGAGCCCGACGCGCAGCGCAGCCCCGAAGTGCTGTGCGTGCGCCAGGCCATCGAGCAGACCGGCGTCGATCTGTTCTTCGACATTCACGGCGATGAGGCGTTGCCCCATGTGTTCGTGGCAGGCAGTGAGATGCTGCCGGGCTTTACCGATGCGCAGCGTGCCGATCAGGACCGCTTTGTGGCGGCCTTCCTGCGTGCATCACCGGATTTCCAGACGCAATACGGCTACGAAGCCAGCAAGTACAACGAAGACGCGCTCAAGCTCGCCTCGAAATACATCGGGCACACATATGGTTGCCTGTCGCTGACGCTGGAAATGCCGTTCAAGGACAACGCTGATCTGCCCGATGCCCGCGTGGGCTGGGATGGGGCCCGTAGCGCTGCACTGGGTGCGGCGATGCTGCAGGCGATCCTGGAGTATCTCGGCTGA
- a CDS encoding ABC transporter substrate-binding protein, which translates to MAYRPFLRALIRNIAACALASAAAAPFAAHADDLRIGLSADVTSMDPQWNNAGPNNAMALHVFESLVFLDKNGRYTPGLATSWKAVDPNTWEIKLRPNVKWSDGTPFTGEDVKASIERPARLTNSPGPFTSYTKSITEVQIVDPLTVRLKVSIPNYASIPNDLNSLPIIPKKVAEASQADFDAGRAMIGTGPFLFDHFTRGQEIVLKKNPNYWGRVPQWDKVTFKIITDNAARTAALLSGDVDVVEAVPAADVPRIKQNAKFHLEQQVSWRTIFWQMDQSRDVSPFVTDKAGKPLAKNPFKDHRVREAVALAINRDAIVSRVLEGQGVVASNIVSPQIFGHPGGKPIPYDAERAKKLLAEAGYPNGFGLTLHATNNRYLNDAQVAQTTAQLLTRVGIQTKVETLPVAAYFTRARQGEFSFMMLGWGSVAADVALRSILGTPNAQTGYGSWNWGRYSNPELDKLVQTSLSTVSSEQAHEQAAKTAARFAQTDYAIIPSHHQLATWAMRKGIKYEARTDEWSLAWLFTKQ; encoded by the coding sequence ATGGCATATCGCCCCTTCCTTCGCGCCCTGATCCGCAACATCGCCGCATGTGCGCTAGCCAGCGCTGCCGCGGCGCCGTTCGCCGCGCATGCCGACGACCTGCGCATCGGTCTGTCCGCCGACGTCACGTCGATGGACCCGCAGTGGAACAACGCCGGCCCCAACAACGCCATGGCTCTGCACGTCTTCGAGTCGCTGGTCTTCCTCGACAAGAACGGCCGCTACACGCCAGGCCTGGCCACCTCGTGGAAGGCTGTCGACCCCAACACGTGGGAGATCAAGCTGCGCCCGAACGTGAAATGGAGCGACGGCACGCCCTTCACCGGTGAAGACGTGAAAGCCTCCATTGAGCGCCCGGCACGCCTGACCAATAGCCCGGGCCCGTTCACGAGCTACACCAAGTCGATCACCGAGGTGCAGATCGTCGATCCGCTCACGGTGCGGTTGAAGGTGTCGATTCCGAACTACGCCAGCATCCCGAATGACCTGAACAGCCTGCCGATCATCCCCAAGAAGGTCGCAGAGGCTTCACAGGCAGATTTCGATGCCGGCCGCGCCATGATCGGCACGGGCCCGTTCCTGTTCGACCACTTCACGCGCGGGCAGGAGATCGTGCTGAAGAAGAACCCGAACTACTGGGGCCGTGTGCCGCAGTGGGACAAGGTCACCTTCAAGATCATCACCGACAACGCCGCGCGTACGGCCGCCCTGCTCTCTGGTGACGTGGATGTGGTGGAAGCCGTGCCCGCAGCGGATGTGCCGCGCATCAAGCAGAACGCCAAGTTCCACCTCGAGCAGCAGGTGTCGTGGCGCACGATCTTCTGGCAGATGGACCAGAGCCGTGACGTATCGCCGTTTGTTACGGACAAGGCCGGCAAGCCGCTCGCGAAGAATCCGTTCAAGGACCACCGCGTGCGTGAAGCCGTGGCACTCGCCATCAACCGCGATGCGATCGTCTCGCGCGTGCTGGAGGGCCAGGGCGTGGTGGCATCGAACATCGTGTCCCCCCAGATCTTTGGGCACCCGGGCGGCAAGCCGATTCCGTATGACGCGGAGCGCGCGAAGAAATTGCTGGCCGAGGCAGGTTATCCGAACGGTTTCGGGCTCACGCTGCACGCCACTAACAATCGCTACCTGAACGACGCGCAGGTTGCGCAAACCACCGCGCAACTGCTCACGCGCGTCGGCATTCAGACCAAGGTGGAAACGCTGCCTGTGGCGGCGTATTTCACGCGTGCACGCCAGGGCGAGTTCTCGTTCATGATGCTGGGCTGGGGCTCGGTGGCGGCAGATGTGGCGCTGCGCAGCATTCTCGGCACGCCCAACGCACAAACCGGCTACGGCAGCTGGAACTGGGGCCGCTACAGCAATCCGGAACTGGACAAGCTTGTGCAGACGTCGCTCTCGACGGTATCGAGCGAACAGGCCCACGAGCAGGCCGCCAAGACCGCTGCACGCTTTGCGCAGACTGACTACGCGATCATTCCGTCGCACCATCAGCTCGCTACATGGGCCATGCGCAAGGGCATCAAATACGAGGCGCGCACTGATGAGTGGTCGCTCGCATGGTTGTTCACCAAGCAATGA